From the genome of Chloroflexota bacterium:
TGAGGACTGGTCCATAGCTGAGAAGTCCGTCACGTTCACCTTCCGCGAAGGGGTGCAGTTCCACAACGGTTGGGGCGAACTGACCGCCTACGATTTTGAAGACTCCATCCGTGACGCTACTCACGAGGACAACCCTGGCGGAGCCCAGTACATTGCGGCAATCGAAAACGTGCAGGTGTTGAATGACCGGCAGGCGGTCGTCAACCTCAAGACCATCAACGTGACGTTGTTCAGGAACATGTCACAGTTCGTCGGTGGTTTCGAGTTGATGAGCAGCAAGAACTTCGACGAGCTTGGGCGCTATCCCAAACTCGACGAACCCCCAATCGCCGGCACTGGCCCGTACCAGTTTGTGGAGCGAAGCGAGGGCAGCTACGTCCGATTCAAGCGCGTGCCCTATCAGCACTGGCGTGTCACGCCGGAATTCGAGGAGCTGGAGCTGCGCTTCATCTCGGAAGAGTCGACAAGACTGGCCGCGCTCCTGACCGATGAAGTGCACATTTCGCCATTGGCCACGGACCTGCACGAGACCGCCTTCTCCAAGGGCATGTCCTCCATCAAGGGCACAATCCCGGCCAAGCGGATAAATTTCCAGTACCTCTGCTGTTACCTGGAGGACAGGACGATGCCTGAGTTGGGCTACGTCTACCCGGACGTTCCCATGATGGACATCCGTATCCGTCAGGCGCTGAGTAAGGCCATTGACCGCAATGTCATCAACCAGGCCCTCTTCAACGGCGGCGCCGACATCATGCAGGTTCAGGGCTACAACCCCCGCAGCGACGGCTGGAACCCGGAGTGGCCCGCAGCATTTGAGGCCAACTTCAACTACGACCCGGAGGGCGCGAAGGCGTTGCTGGCGGAAGCCGGCTACGGCCCCAATAACCCGTACGAGATGGGCATGGTCCTGCTCAGCAGCTACCGGGGCTTGCCAGAAGGACAGGACGTCGTGCTGGCGACGGTGGACATGCTGCAGGACATTGGGGTCAAGGTGAATATCGAGAGCATGGACAGCGCCACACAGGGGACGCGGGCCAGGAACCTGGAGTTTGACAACCACCTGAACCTGCGGCAGACGTCGTCAGACCTGTTCACCAACGTCTTCATCTACGGGAGCCAGTGGGGCAGGACGCCCGGCGTCTTCGTCATCCCGCGATTGAACGAGCTCCACCTGGCGGCCCGGGCGACCCTGAACCAGGCCGAACACACCAAGATCTTCCGTGAGGTGGGAGACATCATGGTGAACCAGAACCAGGCAATTCCGTTGCTCTGGATTCCCACTGTGATGGTCTACAACCCTGACATCGTGGGTGAATGGGTGTTCCCTGGCAGCATGATCGCCCTGTACAGCCACTTCGACAACGTGAAGGCAGCCAGACAATAGCCGCAACTCGATGGCAATAGGGAGAGGGGCGCCGGTAGGCGCCCCTCTCTTTTGCTTCCGTGCTGTTTTGGTCGATATAGGCCTCTAGTAGAACGGCCGGTCCCAGTTGTTGAGCGGCGGCTGCGGACGCTTCTTCCGTCGCTCGTTAATCCCCTTCCACACCCCCAGTGCGAGCCCGATGCCCGCGCCAATGGCGATGCCGAACCCGCCGAGGTACGCCATCACCCAGAACATGAAGATGCCGAACGCCACGCATGTTGCGCCGGCCAACGCTCCGCCAAGCGCCCACCAGACGACGTTCATCGCCTAGTCCTCCCGTAGGCCGCCGAGGGCGACGATCATCGCCGCACCTGCCGCAGCTTCGGGTCGAGCCGGTCGCGCAGCCAGTCGCCGAAGAGGTTCAGCGACAGCACCGTCAGGAAGATGCCCAGACCCGGGATGACGGCAACCCACCATGCCACGGCCAGGTAGTTGCGCCCGTCGGCCACCATGACGCCCCACGCCGGCGTGGGGCGCGGTATCCCGACGCCAAGGAAGCTCAGCGTCGACTCCAGGATGATGACGACGCCCACTTCCAGCGTCGCCAGCACGATTAGCGTGTTGGCGACGTTCGGCAGGATGTGCTTGAAGATGATGCGTGGCGTCGAGCAGCCGGCGACGCGCGCGCGCGCCACGAAGTCCATGTTCCGCAGCGACAGCGTCTCCGCGCGGATCAGCCGCGTATACCGGTTCCAGAGGAATATGGCGATGACGGCAATTGCGACGAAGATGCTCTGCCCGAAGATGCTCACGAAGATGAGCGCCATGAGAATGGCCGGAATGGACGCCTTGATGTCCACGATCCGCTGCACGACGTGGTCGACCCAGCCGCCGTACCAGCCGGACAACAGCCCCAGCGTCGTGCCGACGGTGGCGGAGATGAGCAGCGCCGTCATCGAGACGAAGAGCGCGATGCGGGAACCGTATATCAGGCGGCTGAGCTGGTCGCGGCCCTGCCGGTCGGTGCCGAGGATGTGCTCCCAGCTGCCCTCGGCGTCCCACACGGGCGGGGCCAGCCGTCTCGTGAGGTCGCCGTCCAGCGGGTCGTGCGGCGCGATGATGGGCGCGAATAGGCCCGGGATGACCAGCACCACCAGCAAAATGATGACCCACAGCAACGGTAGGCTGCGCAGGAACCCAATCGCACGCTGGAAGCTGGACTGCGTCCGCTCCATGGCGCCCAACTGGGTCCTGTCGGCAAACGTGGCCATTCGGCTCTCCTTCTGGCCGCTACCTGTTAATGCGCGTGAACCGAATGCGCGGGTCGGCGTAGACGTAAGCGATGTCCGTGACCAGGTGCATGATGATGAGGATGGTCGAGCCCATGAGCGCCAGGGCCTGCACGACGTGGTAGTCGCGGGCGTTGATGGCCTGGATGGCGAGCTGGCCCATGCCCGGCCACGAGAAGATGGTCTCGACCACGATGGACCCCGACACGAGTTGCGCGATGACGACGCTCATGAACGTCAGCGGCACGATAGCCGCGTTCCGGAAGGCGTGCTTCCAGATGATCTTCCACTCCGGCAGCCCCTTGATGCGCGCCAGCTTCACGTACTCGGAGTCCAGCTGGTTGAGCATCGCCGAGCGCATCAGCCGCAGCGTGGCCGCGCTGGGCAGCGCGAGTACGATGACGGGGAGCACGAGGTGCTCGACGCCCCCCTTCCCCGACGTCGGCAACCACCCTAACGTCACGGCGAAGATCCAGATGAGGATGATGGCGATCCAGAAGTCGGGCGTCGCCTGCCCGACGATGGCAAGCGACTTGCCGCCGTAGTCGAAGGCGGAGTCCCGCCTCACCGCGGTGAGTACGCCGATGGCGATCGACAGCGGGAAGCTGATGGCCAGCGAGATGCCGCCGAGGAGGAGCGTGTTGGGCAGCCGCCGCTTGATGAGCTCGCCCGCGGAGGCGTCAAAGCTGAATGACGGACCAAACTCGCCCCGCAGCACATTGCCCATATACGTGAAGTACTGGACAGCAAGCGGACGTTCGAGCCCCCATAGCTCGCGGATGTACTGGGCGGTAGTCTCGTCGTCTTCCTCGCTCAGCAGGTTGTCGAGAGGGTCGCCGGAGAGCCGCACGAGGGAAAAGATGATGATGGTCACACCCAGGAAGGCGATTAGCCCGTGAAACAGCCGGATGAGGATGTATCGCTGCACGCCGCCCCCTGTTAAGGCGAAACGAGATTACGTGTGGGCAACATAGTTGCCATAAACTGGAGTGTCAAGCAACTCTAACCCAGGGAAACGGCTAGCGTCCTTACCCCTGCCGCCGCCGAATGAGCCGCGTCGGGGTGTCCGCGATAAAGCCGGACAGGTTCAACGCCGTGTGGATAAGCCCGATGTGTGAGTACGCCTGCGGGAAGTTCCCAAGCTGACGGTTCTCGGCGGGGTCGAACATCTCCGCGAACAGCCCCAGGTGGTTGGAGCACCTCGTGATCATCTCGTGGAAATAGTCGAATGCCCTGTCCGTCTGACCGGTGTAGATCAGGTTGCCCATGAGCCAGAAGCTCAAGAGCGTGAACGCCCCCTCCGGCTGCGCCTCCAGCCCGTCGTCCGTCTCCTCCGGGATGTAGCGCCATACGAGCGGGCCGTCGGCCAGTTCCCGTTCGATGGCGTCGACGTTCCAGCGGACGCGAGGGTCCTCGCGGGGGATGAGGCTGAAAAAGGGGATGGCCAGGTTGGAGGCGTCGAGGGCGTCACTGCCGTAGTGTTGCCGGAACGCTCCTTTGGACTCGCTCCAGCCCAGGTCGAGCACCTCGGTCTTGATGTTGTACGCCTGCTGTGCCCAGCGCCGGTAGTGCCGCCGGTGCCCGACGGCTGCCGCGATGTACGCCGCCGTGTCCAGCGCGGTCCAGCAAAGCACCTTTGAGTACACAAAGTGCTGCTGCGCCCCGCGCACCTCCCACACCCCGCGGTCGCGCCTTTGCCAGTTCTCGATGACCGTTTCAGCCAGCGAGTCCACCAGTTCCCAGGCCTCCTCAGGGATCTCGCCGTGGAGCACGAGCAGCGAGTGGATGGACGCGATGACCTCGCCGAAGACGTCCATCTGCAGGTGCTCGGCGGCCCCGTTCCCGATACGGACGGGGCGCGAGTCCTCGTAGCCGCGCAGGTGATCGAGAATCTGCTCCTTCAGCGACGACGACTGCGTGATGCCGTAGACGATGCGCGTCCTGCGCGTGTTGAGCTGACATTGCTCCAGCAGCCATTTGACGTAGCTGTCCGCGCCGTACACGTCGCCGAGCCGGTAGAGGATATCGACGGTGAAGCTGGTGTCGCGCAGCCAGGAGTAGCGGTAGTCCCAGTTCCGTGAGCCGCCGATGGTCTCCGGCAAGCTCGTCGTGGGCGCCGCGACGATGGCGCCGGTGCCCCGGTACATCATCAGATGCAGCAGCAGAAAGGAACGCACCACCTGCTCGCGCCACAGGCCCTGGTAGCGCATCCCGGCCACCAGCTCCTGCCAGTAGCGCTGCGTAAGCCGCAGCTTCTCGTGCGAGCGGTACCGCTCCAGGCTCGCGGGCCGCCCGTTGCCGTACGCCATCACGAAGGTGGCCGTCTCACCCTGCGACAACGTGAAGACGCCGGACATTCCGCCGTCGCTCACCTGCAGGGGAACGTCTGTGAGCATCATCATGCTCTGCCGCCCGCCCTGTGCCTCGACCACGGTGCCGCTCCCGTTGCCCCGGACCACGCGGAACGCCGGGACAGCGCGCGCGTAATCGTGCCGGGGTTCGTAGTCGCACTGTATTTCGACGCTGCCCGCCGAGCATGTGACGATGCGGTGCAGTTCCGGCAGTTCGGAGGGGTTCGTGTCCGGCTTGCTGTCGAAGTCGCTGTCACGGATGGGCATGAAGTCGGTGATGGACACGACGCCGGTGGGTGTCGAAAAGACGGTTTCCAGGACGTTGGTGTCCTGCACGTAGGTCTGGTGCGCGTTGGTGTAGGCCTCGGCTGGCCGAATGCGGAAACGCCCGCCGATGTCCTGGTCGAGAATGGCGGCGAAGACGCTTGGCGAGTCGAAGCGGGGAAGGCAGCACCAGTCGACGGAGCCGTCCGTGCCGACAAGCGCCGCCGAGGACATGTCGCCGATGAGGCCGTATTCGTACAAGGTTTCTTCTTGCCCTGGTGTCGGAAGGCTGCACCACTCTAGCATTCCATAGTTGCGCGGTGCAATCATGCGGATGACAAGAATGTATCCGGATAGGGGCTTACTCCTCCTCCATCGGCTGCACCTTGCCGAGGAAGACCTCCGTCAGGATGTTGGTCTCACGCACGTCGTCCGGCGTGCCCTCGAAGACGACGCGGCCAGTGTCGAGGATGTACGCCCGGTCCACGATGTCCAGCACTCCCCTGATGTTGTGCTCCACCACCATGATCATCGTGCCGAGCTGTTCGCTGATGAGTGAGACGTTGAAGAAGACGCTTGCGACGATGTTGGGTGCGAGCCCAAGCGTCGGCTCGTCCAGCAGCAGCACCTCTGGGTTGGCCATCAGGCCCCGGCCCAGCGCCAGCATCTGCTGCTGCCCGCCCGACATCTGGCTCGCGAGGTCCTTGCGCTTGTCGTGGAGCACGGGAAAGAGGTCCATCACCGTGTCCATGCGCCGGCGCCGCTCCGTCTTGTCTCGCAGGTAGGGGCAGCCCATCTCGAGGTTCTCCTTGATGGTCAGGTGCGTGAAGAGCCGTCTGCCCTGCGGCACGAAGGAGATGCCGTGCTTGACGATCTCGTGCGTGGCCGTGGTCAGCGGCGCGTTGCGCCAGTACACATGGCCCTCGGCGACGGGCGCGAGGCCCATGATCGCCTTGAGCACGGTCGACTTGCCCGCGCCGTTGGGCCCCATCACCGCCACGACCTCACCCTTGCGAATGCCCAGCGACGCGTGCTCCAGCGCCGCGACGGCCCCGTAGCGCACGGAGACGCCCGCCATCTCCAGCATGTACGGCTCGTCCGTCACGCCGTTGGTGGCATCGACCGGCTCCGGTTGTTCTGTCACTTCCTGTGCCTCGTATTCTTCTGCCATGTTCCACCGTCTAGGGGACTGCGATTACGCGCCCAGGTACGCTTCGATGACCTCTCGTTTTGCGAGCACCTCGTCCACGTCACCCTCGACCAGCAGCTCGCCGCTGTCCATGACGATCAGGTGGTCCGAGAGCTCCCGCACGATTTCCATGTTGTGGGAGATGAAAAGGATGCTCTTTCCCCTCGCCCGCAGCTGCTTGAGGATGTCCTTCACCCGCACCAGCATCTGCGGGAAGAGCCCGGCAAAGGGCTCATCGAACAGGTAGATGTTCACGTCGAGGGCCATCGCCCTGGCCATCTCCAGCAGCTTCCGCTGCCCGTAGGAGAGGTCCTCCGCCTGCGCGTCGCGCTTGTCCCACATGCCCACGTCGCGCAGCACCTGCTCCGCCCGCTGCTTCTTCTGCGCCTTGCTCCGCTCGAAGAGCGAGGGCCACAGCCTCCGCTCCGTCAGGACGACCATGATGTTGTCCCATACGCTTATCTGGTTGAACAGCCGCACGTCCTGGAACGTCCGCGTGATGCCGAGGCCCGGCGTCTCATGCGGGTGGACTGTCCGCAGGCCCACGCCGTCGACGATGACCATGCCGCTGTCGAGGGGCAGCACGCCGCTCAGGATGTTGATGAGCGTCGATTTGCCGGAGCCGTTGGGGCCGATGACGCATGTAATCTGCCCCCGCGGTATGGAGATGGAGAGCCGGTGCAGCGCCTGCACGCCGCCGAAGTTCTTGCTGACGCCCACGGTGCCGAGGGCGTAGTGTTCAGCGTCCCGGGCCGGAACTTGCGTCATAGCCTGTACCTCCCCAGCAGCCCTTGCGGGCGGAAGAGCATGAGCAGCACCAGCATTACGCCCAGCACCACCTGCCGCGCCTGCCCCACGTACACGTCGGGCAGGAACGGAATGAACCGCATACCCTCCTCCAGGAGCACGAACGTCATCGCGCCCAGCAGCGAACCCCAGATGGTTGCCAGCCCGCCCAGGATGACGATGGACACCAGCAGGATCGACTCGAGCAGGATGAAGGAGTTGGGGTCGATGAACGACGTCCAGCTCGCGAAAAGGCCGCCGGCCACCGCCGCCATCATGGCGGAGACCACCCAGATGGCCAGCTTGTAGTGCGTCACCTGGTAGCCGAACACCGAGGCCGCCTGCTCGTCCTCGCGGATGGCCGTCAGCACCCGCCCGAACGATGACGTCACGATGAACCACGCCGCCACGGAGACGAGCGCAAGGCATGCGAGCGCCATCGCCAGGAACTCCAGCTCGCCGTCCAGCGCGCGCGTGCCGAGCACCGGCCTCGCGATGTCGTGAATGCCGAACGCGCCTCGAGTGACCGCGCGCGCATTGAGGAAGAGGTTGAAGGAGATGATGGCGAAGCCGAAGGAGACCAGCACGAAGACATCGTCGCGGAAGCGGTTGAACACCACGCCCACCACCAGCGCCGTGACGCCCGCCAGCGCTATGCCGACGGGCAGCGCCGCAAAGAACGGGAGCTCGTACGTCGGGATGCCCTCCGTTCGCAGAAGCGAGTAGTCGGTTGTGGAGGTGAGGATGGCCACGCTGTACGCGCCGATGCCGAAGAAGCCTATATGCCCCACGGAGAGCAGCCCGGTGAAGCCGATGACCAGGTTCAGGCTCACGGCAAGGATCGCCCAGATGGCGAAGACTGTGCCGATGGTGATCGCGAACCCGACGCCCTGCCACAGCACGAACGCCACCACCCACACCAGAACGATGATGTTCGCCCACAGTTCGACGTTTCCGTTGGCGAGCCGCAGAAAAACCCGGCGGGCGCGCCGATTTTCGGTTGTCTCGGGGGTGTTCGTTGTCATTCCGCTACTTCCTTGGCAGCAGGCCCCTGGGCCAGAACGAGAGGAAGAGGATGAGCACCACGAAGGAGATGACGTCCTTCCACTCGCCCGCCAGGTCCCAGATGCCGAACTGTTCCACCATGCCCAGCGCGAAGCCGCCGATCAGGGCGCCGTACAGGTTGCCGATGCCCCCCACGACCGACGCGATCCAACCCTTCAGCAACAACAGCAGGCCCATGCGAGGCTGTATCGCCGTGTCGTGGCCGCTCAGGATGCCCGCCATCGCCGCGAACACCGCGCCGATGAAGAACACGATGGCGATGACTACCGTCGTATTGATGCCCACCACCTTGGACACGTCCTCGTCGTCGCCGATGGCGCGCACGGTCCGCCCGAACGATGTCCGCTGCAGCAGCCACAGCAGCCCGGTGAACCCCACCAGCGAGACGCCCACCGTGAAGAAATTGAACCCCTTGATGTTCCCGCCCCCCAGCTTCAGCGGCTCGCTGCCGAAGGCGTCGGGCAGCGGGCGCGGCGCGCTCTCGAACACGATGGTGATGGCCGCGCTGATCGCCAGCAGGATGCCCATGGACGCCACCAGCATGACCAGCGGCGAGCGGGCCCGCTGTCGCAGGGTGACGTACAGGCCACGGTACAGCCCCAGCCCAACGCACCCGGCCAGCAGGCAGGACACCGCCCAGCTGAGGTACAGCTTTGTCTCCGGCGCGCCCGCGAAGTATGCCGCCGCTACGATGCCCCCGGCCAGCCCAACGGCGATGGGGACGTACGTCGAAAGCCGGCTGTCGTTGCCCGTTAGCCGGACAAGCGCCTCGCGCACCGCCAGCCCCGCGACGGCGCCAATGGCAAGCCCCGCAAGGGGGCCGAAGAGGACATGAAGGTTGTCGGTAAAAGTGAACACAAACCCGGCGTAGACGCCTGCGGCCGCTCCGGCGGCCCCGGCGATGCCGTACATTCTCCGCTGGCTGACGCGATCGCGCAGGCGGGGCCAGAGGATCTCGTACAGCGCCCACGCCACAACGCCGGCCACCACCGCCGCGAAGAGCGCATTGACGACAGGGTTCTGCACCTGGTACAGCCCGCCTATGGCTTCCTTGGAGCGGAGGTAGAAGACGCCGTATGCGCCCAGGGCGGCGGCGGCGCCGTAGTACAGGTCAAAGAACCAGACGGTGCTGTAGACAAGGGTAAATCCCATAGCGAGCAGCGCGTACACCGCGCCCACGGAGAGGCCATTGAATGCAAACTGCACGGACTGCGAGGGCGATTCCGTGACCTTCCACGCGAGGTATGCGACCACAAACGTCGCCAAAGCTATGGCAAGGATGTTGCCCTGGCGGCTACCGGACGCTATCAGGCGTCGCACGTATCTACACCCCGCGCTTCAGAATGCAAGTGAGGATGGAGACTGCCCCGGCCAGGGCCAAGGCGTCTCCATCCTCACACTCAGCTCTAAAGAATTGGCGCTGGGCCCAAGACCTTGTAGCCCAGGTTGTCATCGGTGCGCTCACTGACCGGGAGCACCTCAACGACCACGTTGGCCAGCCCGACGACTTCCCCCTTCTCGTCGAAGCTGTAATTCTCGCCGATGGCGCCGCTCCAGGTGATTCCGTAAAGACAGTCGCGCATACCGTCAGCGTCCTGGTCGTCGTCCGTCTGTTTGAGACACTCCGCCACGATGTACACGTCGTCGTACGCTGAGCCCAGGTACCAGGGCAGCGTCACGTAGTCGTACTTTGCCCGGAAGTTGTTGACCACCTCGGTTGCAGTGGTATTGTTCGGGTCAAGGTCAGTAATGATTGCCTTGACGCCTACTGCCGCGTCCCCTGCGACCTCCAACGCCGTCGTGCCGGCGACAACAACGTCGCCGTAGATGGGGCCGTCGTACCCAAGCTCGCGCGCCTGCTTCACTATAGTCCCGCCGGAGAATTCAGCCTGCGCGGCGACAAGCAGTGCATCTGGCTCCTCGGCGATCAGCTTGGTCAGCTGGCTTCGAAAGTCGGTGACGTCCGTGGGGTAGCTCTCCTCGAGCAGGGCCGTGCCGCCCAATTCAAGGAAACGGTCAGTCGACGCGCTCCGCACGCCCTCCGCGTAGTCGGTGGTTTCTGCGATGCTCGCAATCGTGCGAATGCCGTCGGCCCACATGGTGTTGCCCATGTCGATGCCGAGCTGTGCGTCGTTCAGGGATGTGCGGAAGATGTAGTCACCCGCCTCCGCGATGTCCGGGTTTGTCGCAAGCCCGGAGAACATGACTACTCCGTCGGCCTCGGCCAAAGGCGCCGCGCCGAGCATGGCGCCGCTGCAGGACGTGCCAAGTATGATCTTGATGCCGTCCACGTCTGTGAGCTTCCGGTAGGCGGTGATAGCGTCCTGGGCGCTGCACTTGGAGTCTTCAATCACCAGCTCCAGCATTCTGCCGTTGATGCCGCCGCTTGCATTGATCTCATCCATCGCCAGTTGCTTCGCCTGGTTGGCGACGGTGCCATAGGTCTCGCCCGGTCCTGTAAGGGACTCCATGACCCCTATTCTGAACGGTTCCGGCGGCTGTGTAGGCTGAGGGGCAGGTTCCGTCGCTGGTCCAGTGACGGTTGTGCCGGAGTCGCCTCCGCTTGCGGCCTCGTCTTCCCCGTTGCAAGCTATAAGGGATAACACCATTACCGGTAAGAGGACAAACAGAAGAATGGCTCTTGCAGAAAGCGTTTTCATATCGGCCTCCCCTTCCCACATCACTGTGGTGCGACTCTAGCGGGCGGTTACGACCCCATCTGGGGTTAAAACAGTATGCCCCCACATTGTGCATTCTTCAAGGACTCCACGTAAGTGCATTGCCGGGTTTGCAAGCGAGAATGCTCTTCCCGCCGCACAAGTCATCCCGTTTTGACCGCGCTTTGGCGCATCGAATCGTGTCAATTTAGTCACTTGCTGCTATGCTTGAACTGTTTAATTTGTATCGTTGCTTTCAGTGGCGAGTCCGTGAAATTGTGAAACTGCAAGCTGTAAGAGTGGCCTGCAAAGCCAATTGGGCGAATGGCACAAGTGGATGGGAGGATGAAGGCGCGAATGGTGACCAAAGCTCGCATACTTACGGGAATTGCTCTTGCGCTCTTGGTCGCCGCCCTGTCACTTTCGTGCGCCGGCTCGCCGCCGGTGCGGCTCGCCACGGACGGCGAGTAACACCCCTTCAACTTCGTCAACGACGCCGGCGAAATCGACGGGCTTGAGCGTGAAATGGGCGATGAACTCTGCCGCAGGGCTGACCTGGAATGTGAGTGGGTCCTGAATGAGTGGGACACCATGATCCCCCACCTGCGTGCGGAGGACTTTGACGCAATCGTCGCGGGAATGAGCATCACGGACGAGCGCGATGAAAGGATTGACTTCACCGAGCCCTACTACCCGCCGACTCCCTCGGTCTACCTGGCTAAGGCAGGCGCGGGCGATGAGGCCGCCGAGGGGAGTCTGGGCGCCCAGGCTGACACCATCTACTCCGACTACTTCCTGGACTCCGGTATCTTCTTCAAGACGTTCCGGGACGCGCAGGACCCGGTGGACGCCATCCTGAACGGCGAAGTCGACGCTATCCTCGTCGACCACGCGTTCGCCGTGGAGAAGTTGACGGAGTTCAGCGGGCAGCTCGCCATCGTCGGGCCGGAAGTGTCGCTGGACCGCGGCATCGGCATCGGCGTACGCACGGACAGCGAACTCAAGGCGAAGCTCGATGAGGCCATCGCGTCGATGAAGGCGGACGGCACGCTCAACGCCCTCATCCGCAAGTGGTTTGGCGAAGACGCGGCAACCTTCTAGGCCCGTTTGAGAAGGCCTGACCACGGCGCTCCTAACCTCCCGCAACCCGCAGCCGTTATTGTTCGGAAGCGAGTGCAGCAATGACGCTGCCGGGGTAATTGTGTTACGCTAATTGGTGGAATATTTCACAATTCTCACCAACAACCGCCCACTCATTACTGCCGCCCCCTTTACAGCAGGCCCTCCCTGCCGAGGGCAGAAGTGGAGTAACCCACGTGACGTTCCTCACGGCATTCGCCTTGCGCCGTCCAACAGTCGCAATTCTCGCCATCATCATCATCCTCGCCGCCGGCATAACGGCCTACCGCTCCCTTCAGGTTGAGCTGTTCCCGCAAATCGAGTTCCCCCTTGTTACCGTCTTCGCGACCTATCCCTCGGCGGACCCCGAGGCCGTCGTGCGCGACGTCACCGGGCCCATCGAGCGCGCCATTACTGGCGCCGACGGCCTCGAGAATATCCAGTCCAACTCCTCCGAGGGCCGCGCCGCCATCTTCGTGTCGTACCGCTACGGCACCGACATGGCCGCCGCCGAGACCCATGTCCAGAACGCCGTGAGCAGCCTGACCTTCCCCGGCGGAGTCGAGGAGCCCCTCATCGGCCGCTTCAACCCGGAGGAGATTCCCGTAATCCAGTTCGGCGTCGTCTCCGACCGGCCGCTGCCGGAGGTCCAGGCCCTTGTCGAGGACCTCCTCGTCCCGGAGCTTGAGAAAATCGAAGGCGTTTTGACGGTCTCGTTGGATGGCGGCGTGGAGCGCCGGGGGGCCGTCTCGGCCG
Proteins encoded in this window:
- a CDS encoding branched-chain amino acid ABC transporter permease; protein product: MATFVVAYLAWKVTESPSQSVQFAFNGLSVGAVYALLAMGFTLVYSTVWFFDLYYGAAAALGAYGVFYLRSKEAIGGLYQVQNPVVNALFAAVVAGVVAWALYEILWPRLRDRVSQRRMYGIAGAAGAAAGVYAGFVFTFTDNLHVLFGPLAGLAIGAVAGLAVREALVRLTGNDSRLSTYVPIAVGLAGGIVAAAYFAGAPETKLYLSWAVSCLLAGCVGLGLYRGLYVTLRQRARSPLVMLVASMGILLAISAAITIVFESAPRPLPDAFGSEPLKLGGGNIKGFNFFTVGVSLVGFTGLLWLLQRTSFGRTVRAIGDDEDVSKVVGINTTVVIAIVFFIGAVFAAMAGILSGHDTAIQPRMGLLLLLKGWIASVVGGIGNLYGALIGGFALGMVEQFGIWDLAGEWKDVISFVVLILFLSFWPRGLLPRK
- a CDS encoding ABC transporter substrate-binding protein; protein product: MVLSLIACNGEDEAASGGDSGTTVTGPATEPAPQPTQPPEPFRIGVMESLTGPGETYGTVANQAKQLAMDEINASGGINGRMLELVIEDSKCSAQDAITAYRKLTDVDGIKIILGTSCSGAMLGAAPLAEADGVVMFSGLATNPDIAEAGDYIFRTSLNDAQLGIDMGNTMWADGIRTIASIAETTDYAEGVRSASTDRFLELGGTALLEESYPTDVTDFRSQLTKLIAEEPDALLVAAQAEFSGGTIVKQARELGYDGPIYGDVVVAGTTALEVAGDAAVGVKAIITDLDPNNTTATEVVNNFRAKYDYVTLPWYLGSAYDDVYIVAECLKQTDDDQDADGMRDCLYGITWSGAIGENYSFDEKGEVVGLANVVVEVLPVSERTDDNLGYKVLGPAPIL